The Lysobacter gummosus genome includes a region encoding these proteins:
- a CDS encoding pilus assembly protein: MRTIFRLRHVPGLLAAAVLAAATWLGVHMVYLQAASNDYALAEKPLYVGGSAPPLMMLVASRDEQLFDKAYPDYTDLDGDGVVDATYNNRFDYEGYFDPFLCYAYDGSRFKAAGARNVDHKCGGAKGWSGNFLNWVTMSRLDVLRYVLYGGNRSTDSAVETVLERAHIPNDMHAWAKVYKGTDLKDYVAIAVSGTTTFCNASSGPTGAPLMRVASGSLSNWAVTEYNQCVVRDGSAGDPDRPVGTIVDFNVRVKVCDPTASEAGRERFCSRYGSSYKPTGLLQEYGESGRLRFGLVSGTYSKPRAGGVLRKNVGLFAGNGADPATCVAGDEVRLSDGTFCNQTDNGQGIVNALKRFKIVGWTGAGTDGAWNGATWGADCGNWGTSNRTDIGAGVLADPGGGTYKCSPWGNPISEMYSEALRYLSGETAATASFAENPLSDIKGARPAWVDPYGKKDATYGGGNSYCAACSIMVLSSGASSYDGDAVQEVSRLGSSAAAATKRVGDAEQISGNSFFVGSAAEPIATNLAMSHTFFCQNQAVSDLAYVRGICNEAPQREGSYLVAGLAEAAFAADLRSGNLPGKPAGIKVNATTFAVVLADGVPTAEIATSAGTIALTPYCQANPNAASKRTCQLGDTLVGKQESTGGSKHVYGRDMTASGGSFMFSWDGAPQGEANDRDFVYMLTYCIGGSCSDDTNPVNNPNYKGYDICWGSQSAVCGRDGRPAVGGDEVLVRTEMISLSTGNPVRVGFNASGSTSDALYPNVYAPQSPSGMEGQVFNLLNGGTPSASYPMDNPVNKVWNRPEVVKLKAAGQAVSALRPPLWYAAKYGASAQDLNSNGKPDWDDNGDGQPDNYLLARNPAKLKAELGKLISKAAGASPVTGGGGSGARLSAGNSFSIASSFDLRAGGNDWTGNLVANDTNLDGSVGSQRWAAATVLAGQAASGNRNIRVAMDATSIGASGTKQAAAKVRAFTEANLRSFDPAVTVRAQLGLSASDAGWIGTVTDADLVDYLRGKKNSAPLRVRSGLIGDIVNSSVEVVAAKDDFGYGAWSALGGGWKSALGESYKTFLADKRAAGVNTALVGANDGMLHAFDVADGSERFAFIPSSARERMGQLANPNYVHRYTVDGEIVSADVPTTSSGGWRTVAVAASAAGGKSVSALDLSAPAGFNDASVLWELRGSESGNPIMDDLGHVFGRPLVVPVTGATVGGAPRWVALFGNGVNSAGGAPALFVVDLNTGDVLARLKPGGSEYASRNGLFNIAAVALYNNDNVVDTVYGGDLQGNVWKFDLSATEVSSWKVAFNDAPLFSAEDHKGTTQPITGGLEVARGPGGGAVVLFGTGRYFASTDNLVPDDPPVQSFYGVYDRCIAADCVDRIAEGRAGLARRSVSEGTGSSGYVTRSIGRGGAGRDGWYLRLACGR, translated from the coding sequence ATGCGCACGATTTTCCGTCTCCGTCATGTTCCCGGCCTGCTGGCCGCGGCCGTGCTGGCCGCCGCGACCTGGCTCGGCGTGCACATGGTCTACCTCCAGGCCGCGTCCAACGACTACGCCCTGGCCGAGAAGCCGCTCTACGTCGGCGGCAGTGCGCCACCGCTGATGATGCTGGTGGCCTCGCGCGACGAGCAATTGTTCGACAAGGCCTATCCGGACTACACCGATCTAGACGGCGACGGAGTGGTCGATGCTACGTACAACAATCGATTCGACTACGAAGGCTATTTCGATCCGTTCCTTTGCTACGCCTACGACGGGAGCCGGTTCAAGGCGGCGGGCGCGCGCAATGTCGATCACAAATGCGGCGGAGCGAAAGGCTGGAGCGGCAACTTCCTGAATTGGGTGACGATGAGCCGCCTGGACGTGTTGCGCTACGTGCTTTACGGCGGCAACCGTTCGACCGATAGCGCCGTCGAAACGGTGCTGGAGCGCGCCCACATTCCAAACGACATGCATGCCTGGGCCAAGGTATACAAGGGCACCGACCTGAAGGACTACGTCGCGATCGCGGTCAGCGGCACGACGACCTTTTGCAACGCCAGCTCCGGGCCGACAGGCGCGCCGCTGATGCGCGTGGCCAGCGGGAGCCTGTCGAACTGGGCGGTGACCGAGTACAACCAGTGCGTGGTGAGGGACGGCAGCGCGGGCGACCCGGACCGTCCGGTCGGCACCATCGTCGATTTCAACGTCAGGGTGAAGGTTTGCGATCCGACGGCGAGCGAGGCGGGGCGCGAACGTTTTTGTTCGCGCTATGGGTCGAGCTACAAGCCGACCGGCCTGCTGCAGGAATACGGCGAAAGCGGCCGCCTGCGTTTCGGCCTGGTCTCCGGTACCTACAGCAAGCCGCGCGCCGGTGGCGTGCTGCGCAAGAATGTCGGACTGTTCGCGGGCAATGGCGCCGACCCCGCGACCTGCGTAGCCGGCGACGAGGTAAGGCTGTCGGACGGCACATTCTGCAATCAGACCGACAACGGCCAGGGGATCGTCAACGCACTCAAGCGCTTCAAGATCGTGGGTTGGACGGGCGCCGGCACCGACGGCGCCTGGAACGGCGCGACTTGGGGCGCGGATTGCGGCAACTGGGGCACGAGCAACCGCACCGACATCGGCGCCGGGGTGCTCGCCGATCCGGGCGGCGGCACGTACAAATGCTCGCCCTGGGGCAATCCTATCAGCGAGATGTATTCCGAGGCGCTGCGCTACCTGTCCGGCGAGACCGCCGCCACCGCGAGCTTCGCCGAAAACCCGTTGAGCGACATCAAGGGCGCGCGTCCCGCCTGGGTCGATCCATACGGGAAAAAAGACGCTACCTACGGCGGCGGCAACAGCTATTGCGCCGCTTGCAGCATCATGGTGCTCTCCAGCGGCGCCAGTAGTTACGATGGCGACGCGGTTCAAGAGGTGAGCCGGCTGGGCAGTTCGGCCGCCGCCGCGACCAAGCGGGTCGGCGATGCCGAGCAGATCAGCGGCAATTCCTTCTTCGTCGGTTCGGCCGCGGAGCCCATCGCGACGAATCTGGCGATGTCGCATACGTTCTTCTGCCAGAACCAGGCGGTGTCCGACTTGGCCTACGTGCGCGGCATCTGCAACGAAGCGCCGCAGCGCGAGGGCAGCTACCTGGTTGCGGGCCTGGCCGAGGCCGCGTTCGCCGCCGACCTGCGCTCGGGCAATCTCCCTGGCAAGCCGGCCGGCATCAAGGTCAACGCGACCACTTTCGCCGTGGTGCTGGCCGACGGCGTGCCGACCGCGGAAATTGCGACCAGCGCCGGAACCATCGCCCTGACTCCGTATTGCCAGGCCAATCCCAACGCCGCCAGCAAGCGCACCTGCCAACTCGGCGATACGCTGGTCGGCAAACAGGAATCGACCGGCGGTTCCAAGCATGTGTACGGCCGCGACATGACCGCAAGCGGCGGCAGCTTCATGTTCAGCTGGGACGGTGCGCCGCAGGGCGAGGCCAACGACCGCGACTTCGTCTACATGTTGACCTACTGCATCGGCGGGAGCTGCAGTGACGACACCAATCCAGTCAACAATCCCAATTACAAGGGCTACGACATTTGTTGGGGCAGCCAGTCGGCCGTCTGCGGCCGTGACGGCCGGCCTGCGGTGGGCGGCGACGAAGTGCTGGTTCGCACCGAAATGATCAGTTTGTCCACCGGCAATCCGGTGCGGGTGGGTTTCAACGCATCGGGAAGCACCAGCGACGCACTGTATCCGAACGTGTACGCCCCCCAATCGCCCAGCGGCATGGAGGGGCAGGTATTCAACCTGCTCAACGGCGGCACGCCGTCGGCCAGTTATCCGATGGACAACCCCGTCAACAAGGTCTGGAACAGGCCGGAAGTGGTGAAGCTCAAGGCCGCCGGACAGGCTGTTTCGGCGCTGCGGCCGCCGCTGTGGTACGCGGCGAAGTACGGCGCCAGCGCCCAGGATCTCAACAGCAACGGCAAGCCGGACTGGGACGACAACGGCGATGGCCAGCCCGACAACTACCTGCTGGCGCGCAACCCGGCCAAGCTCAAGGCCGAACTCGGCAAGTTGATCTCGAAGGCCGCGGGCGCCTCACCGGTAACCGGCGGCGGCGGTTCGGGCGCGCGCCTGAGCGCGGGCAACTCGTTCTCGATCGCCAGTTCGTTCGACCTGAGGGCCGGCGGCAACGACTGGACCGGCAACCTGGTCGCCAACGACACCAACCTCGACGGCAGCGTCGGCAGTCAGCGCTGGGCGGCCGCGACGGTACTCGCGGGACAGGCGGCGTCTGGCAACCGCAACATCCGCGTGGCGATGGACGCGACCTCGATCGGCGCGAGCGGCACCAAGCAGGCCGCCGCCAAAGTCAGGGCGTTCACCGAAGCCAATCTGCGCAGCTTCGATCCCGCGGTCACGGTGCGCGCGCAGTTGGGGCTGAGCGCGTCCGACGCGGGTTGGATCGGTACGGTCACAGATGCGGACCTGGTGGATTACCTGCGCGGAAAGAAAAATTCCGCACCCTTGCGCGTGCGCTCCGGGCTGATCGGCGACATCGTCAACTCTTCGGTGGAAGTGGTCGCGGCCAAGGACGACTTCGGCTATGGCGCCTGGTCGGCCTTGGGCGGCGGCTGGAAGAGCGCGCTGGGCGAAAGCTACAAGACGTTCCTGGCTGACAAGCGCGCGGCTGGGGTCAATACCGCCCTGGTCGGAGCCAACGACGGCATGCTGCACGCATTCGACGTGGCCGATGGCAGCGAGCGGTTCGCCTTTATCCCCTCGTCTGCGCGCGAGCGCATGGGACAACTGGCCAATCCCAACTACGTGCATCGCTACACCGTGGATGGCGAGATCGTCAGCGCCGACGTCCCGACCACTTCGTCCGGCGGTTGGCGCACGGTCGCGGTGGCGGCCAGCGCAGCCGGCGGAAAGTCGGTGTCGGCGCTGGACCTCAGTGCCCCGGCAGGGTTCAACGATGCCTCGGTGCTGTGGGAGCTGCGCGGTAGCGAAAGCGGCAACCCGATCATGGACGACCTGGGCCATGTGTTCGGGCGGCCACTCGTGGTGCCGGTCACCGGCGCGACCGTGGGCGGCGCGCCGCGCTGGGTCGCGCTGTTCGGCAACGGCGTCAACTCCGCTGGTGGGGCGCCGGCGTTGTTCGTGGTCGACCTCAACACCGGCGACGTGCTGGCGCGACTGAAACCGGGCGGCAGCGAATACGCCTCGCGTAACGGTCTGTTCAATATCGCCGCGGTGGCGTTGTACAACAACGACAACGTCGTCGACACCGTGTACGGCGGCGACCTGCAGGGCAATGTGTGGAAGTTCGATCTCTCGGCGACCGAGGTTTCGTCGTGGAAGGTCGCGTTCAACGATGCGCCGCTGTTCTCCGCCGAGGACCACAAGGGCACAACGCAGCCGATCACCGGAGGACTGGAGGTCGCGCGCGGCCCGGGCGGCGGCGCCGTGGTGCTGTTCGGTACCGGACGCTATTTCGCCAGTACCGACAACCTGGTGCCCGACGATCCGCCGGTGCAGAGCTTCTACGGCGTGTACGACCGTTGCATTGCGGCCGATTGCGTCGACCGCATCGCCGAGGGGCGGGCCGGTCTGGCCCGGCGCAGCGTGAGCGAAGGCACCGGGTCCAGCGGCTACGTCACTCGCAGCATCGGTCGTGGCGGCGCCGGCCGCGACGGTTGGTATCTCCGACTTGCGTGTGGACGATAA
- a CDS encoding pilus assembly PilX family protein gives MIMLILLALLGLVGMQVTAMQERMSSNYMRVNTAFQATEALTRQRESDIKTALFGGSGIFVADEELCSTDYDPQRWADGQHAAASHTRRIDKCFAASSIVVGRKQNEETGNIYQISVVHGDTDSDPAATAAIDTTFIP, from the coding sequence ATGATCATGCTGATCCTGCTGGCGCTGCTCGGCCTGGTCGGCATGCAGGTGACCGCGATGCAGGAGCGCATGTCGTCCAACTACATGCGCGTCAATACCGCATTCCAAGCCACCGAGGCGCTCACGCGGCAACGCGAGAGCGATATCAAGACCGCCTTGTTCGGCGGCTCGGGCATCTTCGTCGCCGACGAGGAACTGTGCTCGACCGACTACGACCCGCAGCGCTGGGCCGATGGCCAGCACGCGGCGGCGAGCCACACCCGCCGCATCGACAAGTGCTTCGCCGCCTCCAGCATCGTGGTAGGGCGCAAGCAGAACGAAGAAACCGGAAACATCTACCAGATCAGCGTCGTTCACGGCGACACCGATTCGGACCCCGCCGCCACCGCGGCGATCGATACGACCTTCATTCCCTGA
- a CDS encoding GspH/FimT family pseudopilin codes for MRSHRESGFTLIEFLLATAIAAIVLAMALPDIRQSMRANRVAVSTNEFIAALSLARNRSFGSLHEGQVCASADGKHCSGSWNDGWIVWFDRNQDHEPSTDEILRRASAQDRIDLRATGAPAAAAAMTFDRRGRLSDGRQRDFALTYASCASGENDARRITVASNGQVRVKPAACE; via the coding sequence ATGCGCAGCCATCGTGAAAGCGGCTTTACCTTGATAGAATTTTTGCTTGCCACTGCCATCGCCGCGATCGTTCTCGCGATGGCATTGCCCGACATCCGCCAGTCGATGCGTGCCAATCGCGTGGCGGTCTCGACCAACGAATTCATCGCCGCGCTCAGCCTGGCCAGAAACCGTTCGTTCGGCAGCCTGCACGAGGGCCAGGTATGTGCGAGCGCCGACGGCAAACATTGCAGCGGCAGCTGGAACGATGGTTGGATCGTCTGGTTCGATCGCAATCAGGACCACGAACCTTCCACAGATGAGATCCTGCGCCGCGCATCGGCGCAGGATCGGATCGACCTGAGAGCGACCGGCGCCCCCGCAGCGGCCGCCGCCATGACGTTCGATCGCCGCGGCCGCCTGTCGGATGGGCGACAACGCGATTTCGCCTTGACCTATGCATCTTGTGCAAGCGGCGAGAATGACGCGCGCCGGATCACCGTCGCCTCCAACGGCCAGGTACGGGTGAAGCCGGCGGCTTGTGAGTAG
- the pilV gene encoding type IV pilus modification protein PilV: protein MRLNIARAAPGRFAPQQRGFSLIEVLISMLVIGFGLLGLAMMQTLSVRYSQSANYRTQANNLAYDLLDQIRANRALSAQFTKIDQASFANVTGKSCSRQVDTYLSPEDSATRWKCQVRATLGGGAYAVVSKSGTQTRVTISWADARGAVGAVGDNFNGQISVGTDL, encoded by the coding sequence ATGCGATTGAACATCGCCAGGGCGGCCCCGGGCCGTTTCGCACCGCAACAGCGCGGCTTCAGTCTGATCGAGGTGTTGATATCGATGCTGGTCATCGGTTTCGGCCTGCTGGGGCTGGCGATGATGCAGACCTTGAGCGTGCGCTACTCGCAAAGCGCCAACTACCGCACCCAGGCCAACAATCTGGCTTACGACCTGCTCGACCAGATCCGCGCCAACCGCGCGCTGTCGGCGCAGTTCACCAAGATCGATCAGGCCAGCTTCGCCAATGTGACCGGCAAAAGCTGTTCGCGCCAGGTGGACACGTATCTGTCACCCGAGGATAGCGCCACCCGCTGGAAGTGCCAGGTGCGCGCGACGCTCGGCGGCGGGGCGTATGCCGTGGTCTCCAAATCGGGAACTCAGACCCGCGTGACGATCAGTTGGGCGGACGCGCGCGGTGCGGTCGGCGCGGTCGGCGACAACTTCAACGGACAGATAAGCGTGGGGACCGATCTATGA
- a CDS encoding GspH/FimT family pseudopilin — MRERGMRGFTLIELMVTIALVAIVLALGLPNFQQAIRSNRVAASANEMLAALNLARSEAMRSPLGGRVCTSADGLSCGGTWKDGWMVWTDRNDNKTPQSDEVLRYVPAPSQIDVSATAAAGDANAFVFDLRGRLKDGGLRRFTLRPSQCSSGAQQIREITLTAVGQTRMERKSCD, encoded by the coding sequence ATGCGCGAACGGGGCATGCGTGGCTTCACCTTGATCGAGTTGATGGTGACGATCGCCCTGGTCGCGATCGTCCTGGCCCTGGGCTTGCCCAACTTCCAGCAGGCCATCCGTTCCAACCGGGTGGCGGCATCGGCGAACGAAATGCTCGCAGCGCTCAATCTGGCGCGCAGCGAGGCAATGCGCAGCCCGCTTGGGGGACGTGTGTGCACCAGCGCCGATGGCCTGAGCTGCGGCGGTACATGGAAAGACGGCTGGATGGTCTGGACCGACCGCAACGACAACAAGACCCCGCAGTCCGACGAAGTGTTGCGCTATGTGCCGGCGCCGTCGCAGATCGATGTCAGCGCCACCGCGGCAGCGGGCGACGCGAATGCGTTCGTGTTCGACCTGCGCGGTCGCCTCAAGGACGGCGGTTTGCGTCGTTTCACCCTGCGCCCTTCGCAATGCAGCTCCGGTGCGCAACAGATACGCGAAATCACCTTGACCGCGGTCGGACAGACGCGGATGGAGCGCAAGTCATGCGATTGA
- a CDS encoding type IV pilin protein yields the protein MSAYHAQIPARARYGRGRIAAGFTLIELMMAVAVVAILAAIAYPSYQDSVRKARRSQAKADLVELAQRAERYYTLNNSYAGFWASVPAGQKRSPRDGAAYYLFARTPNDSDVNAFILSATPTGTQTADTGCGTLTLNQAGAKTITGTMELSRCW from the coding sequence ATGTCCGCATACCACGCCCAGATTCCAGCGCGCGCCCGATATGGGCGCGGCAGGATCGCCGCCGGCTTCACCTTGATCGAACTGATGATGGCAGTCGCCGTGGTGGCGATATTGGCCGCCATCGCCTATCCCTCCTACCAGGACAGCGTGCGCAAAGCGCGGCGTTCGCAGGCGAAGGCGGATCTGGTCGAGCTGGCGCAGCGCGCGGAACGCTACTACACCTTGAACAACAGCTACGCCGGGTTCTGGGCCAGCGTGCCTGCGGGTCAAAAACGCTCGCCGCGAGACGGGGCGGCGTATTACCTGTTCGCCAGAACGCCGAACGACAGCGACGTCAACGCCTTCATTCTGTCGGCAACGCCCACCGGAACGCAGACGGCCGACACCGGTTGCGGAACGCTGACGCTCAATCAGGCAGGCGCCAAAACCATAACGGGAACGATGGAGTTGTCCCGATGCTGGTAG
- a CDS encoding DUF4105 domain-containing protein → MTSLSRFVRLYAFAVLVLIQSLAYAAPGAATPAVTPSTAPQPAAGTTATPRPPRVGMVTMQPGQEFWSRFGHDALVVLDQDSGAAISYNFGFFDPTEPDFVQRFIDNNMRYRLVALPFDQDMAQYGYEGRGVSIQWLNLSPAQARQIAEALRVNALPENAFYRYQYFDDNCATRVRDAIDTVLGGALRRQIEGRSHGNTLRSEALRLSKPDLWMWATLDILMGPDTDKPVPVWAESYVPARLADALREAKNDQGQPLVQAERELLPHRIAPAPEAMPLPWWPWALVGLVFGVALAWIGDRSPRVLAFAALPLWGLLGLIGAILIYGWFGTGHNYLWGNRNLLLFNPLCLLLWFGGWRALRGRETGPVFVWLTALAALSAVAALFLYWLPLYPQRNAHWIALWLPIHLGLWFGFRKAAKLRLA, encoded by the coding sequence GTGACCTCTCTTTCCCGTTTCGTCCGGCTGTATGCCTTCGCCGTGCTGGTGCTGATCCAATCCCTGGCTTACGCCGCACCTGGCGCCGCCACGCCGGCAGTCACGCCATCCACCGCGCCCCAACCCGCTGCCGGAACCACCGCAACGCCGCGGCCGCCGCGCGTGGGCATGGTCACCATGCAGCCGGGCCAGGAGTTCTGGTCGCGCTTCGGCCACGACGCGCTGGTGGTGCTCGACCAGGACAGCGGCGCGGCGATCTCGTACAACTTCGGCTTCTTCGATCCGACCGAGCCCGACTTCGTCCAGCGCTTCATCGACAACAACATGCGCTATCGCCTGGTCGCGCTGCCGTTCGACCAGGACATGGCCCAGTACGGCTACGAAGGCCGCGGCGTGTCGATCCAATGGCTGAATCTGAGCCCGGCGCAGGCGCGGCAGATCGCCGAGGCGCTGCGGGTCAATGCCCTGCCCGAGAACGCGTTCTACCGTTACCAGTATTTCGACGACAACTGCGCCACCCGCGTGCGCGACGCGATCGACACCGTGCTGGGCGGCGCGCTGCGGCGCCAGATCGAGGGCCGCTCGCACGGCAACACCCTGCGCAGCGAAGCGCTGCGCCTGTCCAAGCCGGACCTGTGGATGTGGGCGACACTGGACATCCTGATGGGGCCGGACACCGACAAGCCGGTGCCGGTGTGGGCCGAGTCCTATGTGCCCGCGCGGCTCGCCGACGCCCTGCGCGAAGCTAAGAACGACCAGGGCCAGCCGCTGGTGCAGGCCGAGCGCGAACTGCTGCCGCACCGCATCGCGCCGGCGCCGGAGGCGATGCCGCTGCCGTGGTGGCCCTGGGCCCTGGTCGGGCTGGTGTTCGGCGTGGCGCTGGCCTGGATCGGCGACCGCAGCCCGCGCGTGCTGGCGTTCGCGGCCTTGCCGCTGTGGGGCCTGCTCGGCCTGATCGGCGCAATCCTGATCTACGGCTGGTTCGGCACCGGCCACAACTACCTCTGGGGGAACCGCAATCTGTTGCTGTTCAACCCGCTGTGCCTGCTGCTGTGGTTCGGCGGCTGGCGCGCGTTGCGCGGGCGCGAGACCGGGCCGGTGTTCGTGTGGCTGACCGCGCTGGCGGCCTTGAGCGCGGTGGCGGCCCTGTTCCTGTACTGGCTGCCGCTGTACCCGCAGCGCAACGCGCACTGGATCGCCCTGTGGCTGCCGATCCACCTGGGCCTGTGGTTCGGCTTCCGCAAAGCCGCCAAGCTGCGCCTGGCCTGA
- a CDS encoding HlyC/CorC family transporter produces MSEDDSSSTHPPESHEKRRSWLDRISSALSGEPSSREDLVELLRDAQSDGLIAADTLRMMEGAIAVSDLTVGDVMIPRSQMVALPAEAKFLDLMKMVVESGHSRFPVHGEDKDEILGILLAKDLLRGVVADNGPGSIHELLRPAVLIPESKRLDVLLREFRQSRNHMAIVIDEHGGVAGLLTIEDVLEQIVGEIDDEHDEAENPDALIAAQADGQYVVDALTPIDDFNERFGADFDDDEYDTIGGLVTAAIGHLPEAGEELTLDRFVFRVASADVRRVHAFHVGVLGNG; encoded by the coding sequence ATGTCCGAGGACGACAGTAGTAGCACCCACCCGCCGGAATCCCACGAGAAACGGCGTTCCTGGCTCGACCGCATCAGTTCCGCGCTGTCGGGCGAGCCCAGTTCCCGCGAAGACCTGGTCGAGTTGCTGCGCGATGCGCAATCCGATGGCCTGATCGCCGCCGACACCTTGCGCATGATGGAAGGCGCGATCGCCGTATCCGACCTCACCGTCGGCGATGTGATGATCCCGCGCTCGCAGATGGTCGCCTTGCCGGCCGAGGCCAAGTTCCTCGACCTGATGAAGATGGTGGTCGAGTCCGGCCATTCGCGCTTCCCGGTGCATGGCGAGGACAAGGACGAGATTCTCGGCATCCTGCTGGCCAAGGATCTGCTGCGCGGCGTGGTCGCCGACAACGGCCCGGGCAGCATCCACGAATTGCTGCGTCCGGCCGTGCTGATTCCCGAATCCAAGCGCCTGGACGTGCTGCTGCGCGAGTTCCGCCAGTCGCGCAACCACATGGCGATCGTGATCGACGAGCACGGCGGCGTCGCCGGCCTGCTGACCATCGAGGACGTGCTGGAACAGATCGTCGGCGAGATCGACGACGAGCACGACGAAGCGGAAAACCCCGATGCGCTGATCGCGGCCCAGGCCGACGGCCAGTACGTGGTCGATGCGCTCACGCCGATCGACGATTTCAACGAACGCTTCGGCGCGGATTTCGACGACGACGAGTACGACACCATCGGCGGTCTGGTGACCGCGGCGATCGGCCATCTGCCCGAAGCCGGCGAAGAGCTGACGCTGGACCGGTTCGTGTTCCGCGTGGCCAGCGCGGATGTGCGGCGCGTGCATGCCTTCCATGTCGGGGTGTTGGGGAACGGTTGA
- a CDS encoding PilW family protein, whose amino-acid sequence MNRPGASRGFTLIELMVALVLGSLLILGLLKVFDASRVSYKLSEGLARVQENSRFAMDYLQRDLRMAGHMGCASDQARFQGSPVRFASAFVAEEQPTEAEFDTAPEPLRFNTMLQGFEAAGTAPGATLDLAASGAWSGTPALPGYISSLTPAPAAGSDVIALRYFSAEGIAVKSFDGARIAVDTGRWNEVLSAGGIADPGLLAISDCASAAAFEATAVHKGGIDTVVQVSQSGLNRSSLANRNFTAGQATLYRAESQVYYVGFNPQASNEPTLYRARFVLAPGSGGVTLLGGAPEALVEGVENMQLIYGLDSQTDQSRPPTGYVASQAVASKVQPSNDTTPWRRVGLVQVAFLARSTERAGVPGAERSEPPRLLGVAVTPPDDGRYRAVYESTIALRNRLYGN is encoded by the coding sequence ATGAACCGCCCGGGTGCATCGAGGGGTTTTACCCTGATCGAATTGATGGTCGCGCTGGTGCTCGGATCGTTGCTGATACTGGGCTTGCTCAAGGTGTTCGACGCCTCGCGGGTGAGTTACAAGCTGTCCGAAGGACTGGCGCGCGTGCAGGAGAACAGCCGGTTCGCAATGGATTATCTGCAACGCGATCTGCGCATGGCCGGGCATATGGGCTGCGCAAGCGATCAGGCCCGGTTCCAGGGCTCGCCGGTGCGGTTCGCGTCAGCGTTCGTGGCCGAGGAACAGCCCACCGAGGCGGAGTTCGACACGGCGCCAGAGCCGTTGCGGTTCAACACCATGCTGCAGGGATTCGAGGCGGCCGGCACCGCGCCCGGCGCGACGTTGGATCTGGCAGCGTCCGGCGCGTGGAGCGGGACGCCAGCGCTGCCCGGATACATTTCCTCGCTGACGCCAGCGCCGGCGGCGGGATCGGACGTGATCGCGCTTCGCTACTTCTCCGCAGAAGGAATCGCGGTCAAGTCCTTCGACGGCGCCCGTATCGCGGTGGATACCGGCCGCTGGAACGAGGTGCTGAGCGCGGGCGGCATCGCCGATCCGGGCTTGCTGGCGATCAGCGACTGCGCCAGCGCGGCCGCGTTCGAAGCCACTGCGGTGCATAAAGGCGGCATCGATACCGTCGTCCAGGTCAGCCAATCGGGACTCAACCGTTCCAGCCTCGCCAATCGCAACTTCACCGCGGGCCAGGCCACGTTGTACCGCGCCGAAAGCCAGGTCTACTACGTCGGCTTCAATCCGCAGGCCAGCAACGAGCCGACGCTGTATCGGGCGCGTTTCGTCCTGGCGCCGGGTAGCGGTGGGGTGACCTTGCTCGGCGGCGCGCCCGAAGCCTTGGTCGAAGGGGTGGAGAACATGCAACTGATCTATGGCCTGGACAGCCAGACCGATCAGAGCCGGCCGCCGACCGGCTACGTCGCCAGCCAGGCGGTGGCGAGCAAAGTCCAGCCCAGCAACGACACCACGCCGTGGCGTCGCGTCGGCCTGGTCCAGGTCGCGTTCCTGGCCCGCAGCACCGAGCGCGCCGGTGTGCCGGGCGCCGAGCGGTCGGAGCCGCCGCGCCTGCTCGGCGTCGCTGTGACGCCGCCCGACGACGGCCGCTACCGGGCCGTCTACGAATCCACCATCGCTCTGCGCAACCGCCTCTACGGCAACTGA
- a CDS encoding GspH/FimT family pseudopilin: protein MKQMQGISVIEVLIAFLIVAVLAGIALPASVSMYTRFGFDQTAMTLGESVLTSSRTAVATGSATIICPTAQNGGCRQDSDWSQGWMAFADVDDDRELGPRDTLIGRYAPWSQRLRISSNDGRKRIVFQPDGASAGTNLTFTLCSRDTREARVLALANSGRFRIAATPGDVAQRCWNQ, encoded by the coding sequence ATGAAGCAGATGCAGGGAATTTCCGTTATCGAGGTATTGATAGCCTTTTTGATCGTCGCGGTACTGGCCGGCATCGCGCTGCCAGCGAGCGTCTCGATGTATACCCGCTTCGGCTTCGACCAAACCGCGATGACCTTGGGCGAGAGTGTGCTGACCTCCAGCCGGACCGCCGTCGCGACCGGCAGCGCCACGATCATCTGCCCGACCGCGCAAAACGGCGGTTGCCGGCAGGACTCGGACTGGAGCCAAGGCTGGATGGCGTTCGCCGATGTCGATGATGATCGCGAACTCGGGCCGCGCGACACGCTGATCGGGCGCTACGCGCCATGGTCGCAGCGGCTGCGTATTTCCAGTAACGACGGGCGCAAGCGCATCGTGTTCCAGCCCGACGGCGCCAGTGCCGGCACCAATCTGACCTTCACTCTATGCAGTCGCGACACCCGCGAAGCACGCGTGCTGGCCTTGGCGAACTCGGGACGATTCAGGATCGCCGCGACGCCGGGAGACGTGGCGCAGCGGTGTTGGAATCAGTGA